Part of the Sulfuricurvum kujiense DSM 16994 genome, CGGACGAAGAGTCTCAAAAAGCAAAAGATACGATTGAGACTCTCTTAAAGCATAATGTTGTCCCTATTATTAATGAAAACGATGCCACGGCAACGGAAGAGTTGGTATTGGGTGACAATGATCAGCTCTCCGCCTATGCGGCTCACCATTTCGGAGCCGATTTGTTGGTGATTCTTTCCGATATCGATGCCTATTATGATAAAGACCCGCGTACCTACAGCGATGCGAAAGTACGTTCGCGTATTGAGTCGATAACTTCCGATGAACTCTCCATGCAGGTTTCTCCGAACCATAATTTTGCGACCGGCGGTATTGTGACGAAACTCAAAGCAGCCGATTTTCTCCTTAAGCGCGGCGGTGCAATGTTCTTAGCCAGCGGTTTTGATTTGAGTGATGCCAAAAGCTTTTTGATCGCGTGTGAGCATCGCGGAGGCAGTCTGTTTAAAGCAACAGAGGAGATTTAATGACTCGTGTCATTTTTATGGGGACACCCGATTATGCGGAATCTATCTTAGAAGCTTTGATTACGGCAGACGATATTGAGGTCGTAGCCGTTTATACACAGCCCGATAAACCGGTAGGGCGAAAAGCGGTTTTGACCCCTCCTGTCGTTAAAGTTTTAGCCGAAAAAGCGAATATCCCGGTTAAACAACCTACACGATTACGGGATGAAGAGGTTGTAACCGATTTACGCTCCATCCCTTGTGACTTGATTATAGTGGCGGCGTACGGCCAGATTTTACCGAAAGCGGTTTTGGAGCATGCACCCTGCATTAATCTTCATGCGTCTATTCTTCCGCAATACCGCGGTGCCAGTCCGATCCAGCAAAGTCTGTTGAACAACGATTCTCAAAGCGGCGTAACCGCTATGTGGATGGACGAAGGGCTTGATACCGGGGCAATTATCAAAATTGAAACACTTGAGATTGGCGCGGATGAAATGGTAGAATCGTTGTATAAACGGTTGACCGATAGTGCAG contains:
- the proB gene encoding glutamate 5-kinase, whose protein sequence is MKRIVVKVGSAVLSEQNRIAKDRMQNLVDFIAELKKQYEVILVSSGAVAAGYTELKLDKKVLANKQALASIGQPILMNKYRKMFEHYNILPSQILVTAANFNTDEESQKAKDTIETLLKHNVVPIINENDATATEELVLGDNDQLSAYAAHHFGADLLVILSDIDAYYDKDPRTYSDAKVRSRIESITSDELSMQVSPNHNFATGGIVTKLKAADFLLKRGGAMFLASGFDLSDAKSFLIACEHRGGSLFKATEEI
- the fmt gene encoding methionyl-tRNA formyltransferase, producing the protein MTRVIFMGTPDYAESILEALITADDIEVVAVYTQPDKPVGRKAVLTPPVVKVLAEKANIPVKQPTRLRDEEVVTDLRSIPCDLIIVAAYGQILPKAVLEHAPCINLHASILPQYRGASPIQQSLLNNDSQSGVTAMWMDEGLDTGAIIKIETLEIGADEMVESLYKRLTDSAVRLTLDVIRHWDRRSAIKQNDAEATYCKKILKSDGLIDFSDACEIYNRYRAFTPWPGIFTESGLKIKEMRLEDESSSGEAGVISRIDKEGVVVQCKKGSLKITRVQAPSKQETSVVDYLNGKRIGCGYPLV